The DNA window AGGCGACCGGCTTGGCGCGCTCGCCTGAGTGCGCCTCGCGGGCCGGACCGGACGCCCAGGCCTGGAAATCCTCTTCCGATTCCCATTGCGTGACAACGAAGTAGCGGTCGTCGCCCTTGACCGGGCGCAGCAGCTGGAACCCCAGGAAGCCCTGGGAACCGTCCACCGCGTGCGCACGATTGGCGAAGCGTTTCTCCAACTCGGGGCCCGCGCCGTCGGGGACCGAGATCGCGTTGATCTTCACAACAGTCATGACCACCACCTTACTGTCGTGCGGCGCGTGCAATAGGGTTCTGCCCGTGACAATTCGCCCGACGCCGGAGTTCGCCGACGTCGGGCTGCGCGATCACGGCGGACCGGTGCTCGCCGAGGACGCTGCCGGGTCCGTCGTCGGATTCGGTCTGGGTGGATCCGGTTTGGGGCCGATCGTGTTGTTGCACGGCCTCATGGGGCGCGGGCGCACGTGGCGCCGTCAGATCCCGTGGCTGCGGTCCTACGGGCGGGTCTTCACCTTCGACGCCGCGTTCCACACCGGCGCAGACGTCGAGATGCCCGACGACCCCGCCGAACTCGCCACCGAACGCTTTGTTGCCGACCTCGCCGAACTGCTCACCTGGATCGACCTCGGTCCCGCCGTCCTCATTGGCCACTCGATGGGTGCGCTGCACGCCTGGTGCACCGCGGCGGCCTACCCGGAACTGGTGTCGGCGCTGGTCATCGAGGACATGGCACCCGACTTCCGGGGACGCACGACCACCAACTGGACGCCGTGGTTCGAGGCGTGGCCCGATCGGTTCGACTCAATGGCACACGCGTGCCAGATGTTCGGGCCGGTGGCCGGCCGATACTTCTACGAGGCCTTCGACGACGGACGGTTGCACGGCCGACTGCCCATCTGGACGGCCATCGCCGACGAATGGGGGACGCGCGACTTCTGGTCGGAATGGTCGGCGGTGTCGGTGCCGGCGCTGCTGATCGAGGCCGAGCACACCGTCACCCCGCCCGGTCAGATGCGCCGGATGTGCGCGGTCAACGAGCGGGCGAGCTACTTGCGGGTGCCCGGCGCCGGACACCTCGTCCACGACGACGAGCCCGACGTGTACCGCGGTGCGGTGGAGGCATTCCTGTCCGGGCCCGACGTCGGGCGCACCTGACGACGCAACGTTGATCGGGCGCCCGAAACCGTTGATCGTGCGTCCGATTTCATCGACCGGGCGCCGAAAACCGCTGACCGTGCATCACACGTTTCCGGCGATGCACGATGAACGGGTCTGCCCGCACGATGAACAGGTTCGCCTGCACGATCAGCAAATTCGGGCGCCCGGTCAACGAAGCGGCCGGCCCGTCGGTTCGACGGGCCGGCCCGGTGACGGACTGGGATCAGATGGCGGGTATCAGGCGGGATCGGGCGGGGCGATCGCCGCACCGTTGAGGCGGCGCCAGCAGTGCACGTAGAACAGCTGCGCGAGCGGGGCGGCGACGATGAGACCGATGTAGCAGATGATCGCGCCGACGAGAACGATCGCGTAGGTGACGAGCAGCGTGATCAGTGAGTCTCCGACCTTGGCTTTGGCGAGCTCGAACGAGGCCTTCATCGCCTCGATCGGCGAGAGCGCCTTGTCGATCGTGGCGACTACCGAGAA is part of the Gordonia bronchialis DSM 43247 genome and encodes:
- a CDS encoding alpha/beta fold hydrolase, with the translated sequence MTIRPTPEFADVGLRDHGGPVLAEDAAGSVVGFGLGGSGLGPIVLLHGLMGRGRTWRRQIPWLRSYGRVFTFDAAFHTGADVEMPDDPAELATERFVADLAELLTWIDLGPAVLIGHSMGALHAWCTAAAYPELVSALVIEDMAPDFRGRTTTNWTPWFEAWPDRFDSMAHACQMFGPVAGRYFYEAFDDGRLHGRLPIWTAIADEWGTRDFWSEWSAVSVPALLIEAEHTVTPPGQMRRMCAVNERASYLRVPGAGHLVHDDEPDVYRGAVEAFLSGPDVGRT
- a CDS encoding antibiotic biosynthesis monooxygenase family protein encodes the protein MTVVKINAISVPDGAGPELEKRFANRAHAVDGSQGFLGFQLLRPVKGDDRYFVVTQWESEEDFQAWASGPAREAHSGERAKPVASGADLLEFEVVLDAKPSS